The following are encoded together in the Pseudidiomarina andamanensis genome:
- the sohB gene encoding protease SohB, with the protein MWDIAQELIVFVLKAAIIVFAIMMVAGVMTQVAQRQKGKKGELVVDRLSDDLRDGVHRLKLELLDKKHRKKAQKALKKQKKEEKDGEPRKRIFVVDFKGSMDAHEVDALRREVNAIVAVAEPGEQVMVRLESPGGVVHGYGLGAAQLQRLRDAELELIVSVDKVAASGGYMMASVANHIQAAPFAIIGSIGVLAQLPNFHRWLKKHEVDFEQVTAGEYKRTLTMFGENTEDGRRKFKQDLENIHEQFKEHIRKYRPELDFDKVATGEYWTAQEALNYGLVDSLTTSDAWLLERRESHDMFLVRYVVKKNIGERVGRNVSAVLYAVKNFLSKN; encoded by the coding sequence ATGTGGGATATAGCGCAAGAGTTAATTGTCTTCGTACTAAAAGCCGCCATCATTGTGTTTGCTATTATGATGGTCGCCGGTGTAATGACACAGGTCGCGCAGCGACAAAAAGGCAAGAAAGGTGAACTCGTTGTTGATCGTTTATCGGATGACTTACGAGATGGTGTGCACCGATTGAAACTTGAGCTGCTTGACAAAAAACATCGTAAAAAAGCGCAGAAGGCATTAAAGAAACAGAAAAAAGAAGAGAAAGACGGCGAGCCGCGTAAACGCATTTTTGTTGTGGATTTCAAAGGAAGTATGGATGCACATGAAGTGGATGCTTTGCGTCGTGAGGTGAATGCGATTGTAGCGGTGGCTGAGCCGGGTGAACAGGTAATGGTTCGTCTTGAGAGCCCTGGTGGCGTGGTTCACGGTTATGGTCTCGGTGCCGCTCAGTTACAGCGCTTACGAGATGCTGAGCTTGAACTCATTGTAAGTGTCGATAAAGTGGCCGCCAGCGGCGGTTATATGATGGCGTCGGTTGCCAACCATATCCAAGCCGCTCCATTCGCGATTATTGGCTCGATTGGCGTGCTCGCTCAGTTACCTAATTTTCACCGATGGTTGAAAAAACATGAAGTCGATTTTGAACAGGTGACTGCGGGCGAATACAAACGTACGCTAACGATGTTCGGTGAAAACACCGAAGACGGACGTCGTAAGTTCAAACAAGATCTTGAAAATATCCATGAACAATTTAAAGAGCATATTCGTAAGTATCGTCCAGAGCTCGATTTTGACAAAGTAGCGACCGGTGAGTATTGGACGGCACAAGAGGCACTCAACTACGGGTTAGTGGATTCATTGACGACCAGTGATGCGTGGTTGCTCGAGCGACGTGAGAGCCATGATATGTTCTTAGTGCGTTACGTGGTGAAAAAGAATATTGGCGAACGTGTTGGTCGTAATGTGTCGGCAGTGTTATATGCCGTGAAGAACTTTCTGAGTAAAAATTAA